The Candidatus Polarisedimenticolia bacterium sequence CACGCCCGCCGGATCGTTCTCCGGGATGGCGAGGCCGCCCGCGTTCGTCTTCGAGAAGGTGAGCGGGGCGCCGGGCCCCAGCGGTCGGCCGCGGCGCAGCTCCAGCGGCACGGTCACCACCCCCAGGCTGCTGGTAACCTCCAAATTAAATCGGATGGCGCTTCCGCAGGCGCCGCCTCCTCCGAGCGTAAAGACGAATGGATCTCCGGCGGCCGTTCCCTGCGCCGGCAGCGCGCCGAAAGAGGCGCTCCCATCCAGGATCGTGACTCCCGGCGAGACGGGGCTCAGCACCGCGGTGGCTGAAGCCACTCCCTTGCCGGCGGAGCGCCAGGGATTCGCGAGCGTCACGGTCAGGGAAATCGTCTCTCCCGGATCGGGATAGCCGTTGCCGTCTCCCGCCGCGTCGTTGACCGCCAGGCTCGCCACGTCCAGATGCGGCAGCGCGAATGACTCGCGCACCCCGACATGCGCCGCGATTCCGGCGGAGGCTTCCGCGCCGTAACCCAGGCCCCGGTCAGCGAAGCCGCCCCAGATGGCCCCTTCGTGCGCGCAGGCGAAGCCGGCGCAATCGGCGTCGAGCAGAGCGTCACGCGCCTCGGTGAAGCTCGGATCGATCGGCGTCACCTTGAGACCGTCGGTGACGATCTGCAGCGCCGTCTCGTTGCCGGCGGCGACGCTGCCCGCCTGCGCGATGATGCGGCTGCGCACCTCCCACAGGGTGACGGCCCAGATTTCGCCCAGGTTGTGCACCTCCGCGGCGCCGTTGCCCTCGAAGCCGAGCGGGCTCGGAGGGATTCCTCCCGCCATGGAAACGGTGATGTCGTCGGCATCGGCCCAGGTGAGCGGGTTCACCGTGTTGTCGGTGGTAATGGGAAACTTGCGGACGCCGTAGACATAGTTGTCGTCGAATCCGTTGACGCCATACAGCGCATAGGCTCCCATCGGGTAGCTGGCGTCGGGCAGATCCGCCGCCGTCGGGTTCAGCAGCGAGAGAGCATAGAAATCGCTCCACCCCTCACCCATGCCGCCTCCCGGAATCCAGTTCAGTCCCGCGGTGTCGCCGATCAGCCGGTTGGAGACGCCATGCGTCAGCTCATGGAAGACGATGGCGGCATCCAGGCTCCCGTCGCGCATCGGCGTCGGACTGCTCCACAGGAACATCCGCATGATGCCTGGGGTCCCATCGGGAGCCGGGGAGAAGTTCGCGTTGTTGGCGCTGCCGGCATCGGCCCCCTGCTGCGCTTCGGCCTGCACCGGATCGCCCCCAGTGCCGCCACGCCCGAAATTGCTCGTCTGGAAGTTGCCCGCCGCTTCGTCGAAGCCCAGGCCGTGCAGCCGGTCGTGGAAGAAGTTCGCCAGATAGAAAAGGCTGGTCACGGCCAGGCGCTGCGAGCGCGCCAGTGAAGGGTCGTCGCCGGTGTCGGGGTTGCCGGTGATCGGGGGAGGAGTGGCGCTGAAATCGCGGGGGGTGCTTCCCAGGAAATCGCGGTTGCGTCCGGCCGCGTCGGGGTTGCCGATCGGCCGGCCGTTGCTGTCGAGGGTCCCGGCATCGGGCGCATCGTCGCCGTTGCGATCCAGGTAGGCGTCGACGTTGTTGCCGGTGGTCGTCGTCCCGCCATCGGCGATCCAGCCGCTCGGGCTGGCGAAAGAATCCTGCACCGCGAGCATCGATTCGATCGAGCGCGCGATCTCGGGCGCCTGCGTCCCGGCGCCGGGCGTCGCGCTGCTGGGTGAAGCAGGAGCGGGGGAGTCGGCCGGAAGCCCTGCCGCTTGCCTGTAGACGCTGAAGCGGGCCGGCTGCGTGGATGCGGCCACTGTCAGGTTCTTGCGATACAGCAGCGTGCCGTCGGCGGCGTCGACGATCAGGTACCAGTCGGATTGAGATTTCGTGCGGACGATAAGCGACCAGGCAGGAGCCAGGATGCCCGGGCCGAGCGGAAAATAAACCAGAGAACCATGAATAGGGCGTGCCATCTCGGGATGTGCGCCGTCTGCTTCCCAGGTGCGCCCATCGGCCGAGATGGGAGCCACCCCCAGCGCCGGATTCGCCTCGAGTCCAATTGTGGCGAGAGCAGCCGTCACCGCCTCTCGCGGGAGAGTCAGCGCCGCGCGCTTCGGCTGCTGCGCTCCTGGGACGAGACGGCCCACGGTGGCGAAGAGCCTGCCGCTGGTGTCCATCAGACAGCGGAGCTCGCCCTGGAATACCGGAACGCCGGCGACCTGCTGTCTCAAGCGCACCAGGGTCAAGCCGCTGCGCGGGCTGCGGCTCTCGCCGAACGATTCGAGCTGGTTGGTGTCTTCCTGCGCCAATCCATAGAGCTCGGCGTGCGAGCGGACGAAATCCCGCGCCACCTCCGTGGCCGATCGCTGCGGCGCGGACGGCGTCAGAGCCCCCCGCAGATTGCGCACCACCTCGGCACTGCCGGTGAGAGGCGAGAAGCGGGCCTCGGTCCCGGGGCGTGCGGTGCGCAGCTCCTCGAGCCCGCGCTGCATGTTCTCCCGGCGCGCGCGCTGCTCCTGCGCCAGCCGCGCGGCGCCGGTGCCGGAGCGCGCTTCCAGCAGCCTTCGCAGCCCTTCGTGATCGAGCAC is a genomic window containing:
- a CDS encoding M36 family metallopeptidase, which encodes MRHKSRGPLAILLVVSLLAIGSSSGISPSHPGPAATEKPRAPGNFDIRVLDHEGLRRLLEARSGTGAARLAQEQRARRENMQRGLEELRTARPGTEARFSPLTGSAEVVRNLRGALTPSAPQRSATEVARDFVRSHAELYGLAQEDTNQLESFGESRSPRSGLTLVRLRQQVAGVPVFQGELRCLMDTSGRLFATVGRLVPGAQQPKRAALTLPREAVTAALATIGLEANPALGVAPISADGRTWEADGAHPEMARPIHGSLVYFPLGPGILAPAWSLIVRTKSQSDWYLIVDAADGTLLYRKNLTVAASTQPARFSVYRQAAGLPADSPAPASPSSATPGAGTQAPEIARSIESMLAVQDSFASPSGWIADGGTTTTGNNVDAYLDRNGDDAPDAGTLDSNGRPIGNPDAAGRNRDFLGSTPRDFSATPPPITGNPDTGDDPSLARSQRLAVTSLFYLANFFHDRLHGLGFDEAAGNFQTSNFGRGGTGGDPVQAEAQQGADAGSANNANFSPAPDGTPGIMRMFLWSSPTPMRDGSLDAAIVFHELTHGVSNRLIGDTAGLNWIPGGGMGEGWSDFYALSLLNPTAADLPDASYPMGAYALYGVNGFDDNYVYGVRKFPITTDNTVNPLTWADADDITVSMAGGIPPSPLGFEGNGAAEVHNLGEIWAVTLWEVRSRIIAQAGSVAAGNETALQIVTDGLKVTPIDPSFTEARDALLDADCAGFACAHEGAIWGGFADRGLGYGAEASAGIAAHVGVRESFALPHLDVASLAVNDAAGDGNGYPDPGETISLTVTLANPWRSAGKGVASATAVLSPVSPGVTILDGSASFGALPAQGTAAGDPFVFTLGGGGACGSAIRFNLEVTSSLGVVTVPLELRRGRPLGPGAPLTFSKTNAGGLAIPENDPAGVTDTLAVTTDLPIADLDFRLDSLTHEAVGDLTVELKGPTGFGLDVIYRPLDCIPFYGCILGGNAGNDFIATRIDDDATADLLPAGAGAAPFTGSWMPVFNSPEWDTPDSSGQLGHFNGTTTLGDWKVFVADNALFDTGSLNAWSLIVSPVQFGCCENSPDGDNDHLGASCDNCPLLSNGNQQDLDGDAAGDVCDCAPLSAASFAVPGDVADLSFGPDGTLSWSSAASSAGAGTVYDLVRGVLGQLPVGSGGSDACLADGGTPTAFNDPEIPPVGSGFWYVARARNGCGLGGFGSGSSGAPRLTSACPFTPKPDLVTMSLDEPPASLSSGSSFTAQDSIMNQGAAASVACVTRYYLSLDGIKSAEDVLLQGERPVGPLSVTGVDSGSVSVTIPGTMPEGSYRLLACADGNGANAEDDEANNCRASATSLEVRKPDLTTSSVSNPPASLNPGSSFSVTDTAQNAGLSPAPASTTRYYLSTDAQRDANDFLLTGSRSVGALATGASQQGSVAVTVPAATPAGTYRLLACADDLQVVFETSETNNCVASTGTTQVLKPDLAETAVSNPPASAVAGSFFSVTDTLANQGNGPAGGSSTRFYLSLDGVKDVGDTLLSGARAVGTLASGASSSGTINVTVPTASPAGSFYLLACADDTSQVAESDETDNCLASTTTIQVTKPDLIVFSITNPPASAAPGTGFSVTDTTKNQGTAQANSSTTRYYLSLDMSKDAGDVLLSGSRGTGILAAGASSTGTLTVTIPAGTAAGAYRLLACADDTGFINEASETNNCLASTTTVQIP